Sequence from the Streptomyces sp. R33 genome:
TGACGACCGGGCGCCCCGCGGATCGCTCGGCGATCGCCGCCGCGCAGGCGCGGGCCTGGTACTTGGCCATATGGGTCAGCGGCGCACGGTGGTTCACGTCGCCGACGGCATAGAGCCAGTCGCCCTCGACTGCCGTGACGCGGCAGGTGTCGTCGACCGGGAGCCAGTCGCGTGCCGCCAGTCCGACGGAGTCCAGGCCGAGGTCCGCGGTCCGCGGGCGCCTGCCGGCCGCGGCCAGGACCTCGTCGCAGACGAGGGCGGTGCCGTCGTCGGTGTCCACGGTCACCGCACGGGTGTCCTCGTCACGGGCGACCCGGACGGCCGACACCCCGAAGCGGATCGTGACGCCCAGATCGCTCAGACCCCGGGCGACCTCTTCGCCGGCGCACGGCTCCCAGCCGGTCAGCAGGGCCTGGTCGCGGACCAGCAGGGTGACGGAGGAGCCGAGCGAGCGCCACGCGGTGGCCATCTCGCAGGCCACCACTCCCCCGCCGATGACGACGAGCCGCTCGGGCACCGCGTCGGCCGTGGTGGCCTGCCGGCTGGTCCACACACCGATCCGGTCGAGCCCCTCCACTGGCGGAAGGGCGGGCTCCGTGCCGGTGCAGACCACGACCGCGCGCCGGGCCCGCAGGGTACGGACCGTGCCGTCGGCCCCGGTCACCTCCACCCGGCGCTCACCGGCGAGCCGTCCGTGCCCCCGTACGAGCGCGATGCCCGCACCGTCGAGCCAGTGGGCCTGGCCGGTGTCGTCGCCCCGCCCGGTGAAACGGTCACGGCGGGCCAGGACGCGCGCCGGGTCGAGTGCCGCCGTGACCGCCTGCCGGGCCCCGTCGACCGAGCGGGCCTCCGCCCGGGCGGCGCCGGGTCGCAGCAGGGCCTTGCTCGGGACGCAGGCACGGTAGGAGCACTCGCCGCCGACGGCGTCGGCCTCGACGACGACGGCGGTCAGCCCCGACCGGACGACCCGGTCTGCGGCGACCTCGCCGCCCGGCCCGCCGCCGACCACGACGACGTCGTACGTGTCCTCCATCAGCCGTGCACCAGTGGGGTGTCCACCAGGTGTTCGGCCAGGAACCACACCTGCGCCTCGCCGGTGCGGATGACATCGGAGACGAGCAGGTCGGCGCTGCCCTCGTCGCCCTCCCCGGAGAGCCGGGCGGCGGCGTCCCGGGCGTCGATCAGGATCCGCTCGTGCGCGTCGAGGAGCCGCGACAGCATGACGGGCACCGGCTCGACGCCGTCCGGCGGCCGGGGGATCGACGTCAGCTCCGCGACGTGACGCGGGTCTCCGGCGGCGACGCCGCCGAGGCTCTGGACCCGCTCGGCCAGCGCGTCCACGATGGCCAGTTGGGCCTCCGCGTGCTTGTCCAGCATCAGGTGGAGCGAGTAGAAGGTCGCCCCGCGCATGAGCCAGTGGTGCTTCTTGTAGAGGGAGTAGAGGATCTGCGTGTCGGCGAGGACGCGGTTCAGCCGCTGGCAGGCGTACATGCGGGTGTCGTGGCCGAGGCCGATCGGCAACTGCTTGAGCGTGCCGAACGCCTGGGTCTCGGCGCCCTTCTGGTGCAGCAGCGGCTGGCCGCCGCCGTGCGGGGTCGTGAGGGTGTCCATCGCGTGCTCCTGTTCGGGAGAGAAGGTGGGAAGGGCCCGGCCGCCCGGTCGGGGGGGTACGCGGGCGGCCGGACCCGGTCTGTGCGGCTCGCGCTCAGCGCTCGGCGATCGCCGGGGCGGCGGTCCGGTGCAGGACGAGCCGGGTGAGGAGTCCGCTGCCGAGACCGGCCACGAGCGCGAGGGCCGCCCACCACAGCGGGTACGGCGTGAGGCCGAGGGCCGCGTCGAGGGACCAGTCACCGGGTCCGGTGGCGGCGAGGGCGGCGGCGGTGCCGATGAGGACGAGCGGGTACTCGTACCCGTCGTTCTGCACCCAGAGGCCGTGGCGCCACTTCACGGTGAGGGCGACCGTCATGACCCCGATGACCCCGGTCGCGGCGAGCGGGGTCAGGAGGCCGGCCGCGAGCAGCAGACCCGACCCGATCTGGCCGCCGCCCGCCGCCAGGGCGGTGAGGGCACCGCCGCGGAAGCCGTCGGCGCGGAACTCCTCGGTACCGCCCTCAAGTCCCTTGCCGCCCAGGTGCGAGCTGATCTTCTGCACACCGTGGCCGGCGACGAGCAGTCCCACCAGCAGACGCAGGATCAGAATGCCGGTGTCCACAGGGGTCAGCCGGCCGCGTGCGCGCCGATGACGCTCTGCGCGTACACGACGCCCAGGCCGTACGCACCCGCGTGGGCCTTGACGATCTCCATGACCGCGCCGTACGACTCCTGGCGCGCCCAGTCGCGCTGGAGTTCCAGGAGCACCTGTACCCAGGTCACCGGCACCGCTCCGGCGGCGATCATCCGCTGGAGCGCGTGCTCGTGGGCGGCCGGGCTGACGCCGCCGGAGGCGTCGGAGACCACGTACACCTCGTATCCCTGCTCAAGCGCGGACAGCGCGGGCAGCACCAGGCAGACCTCGGTCCACAGCCCGGACAGGATGATCTTCTTGCGCCCGGTCGCCTTGACCGCCGCCACGAGCGCCTCGTCCTCCCAGGCGTTCATGGTCGTGCGGTCGATGGCCTCGTGCTTGGGGAACACCTCGGCGAGCTGGGGCAGCAGGGGCCCGGAGAACGATTCGGCGGCGACCGTGGTCAGGACGGCCGGCACATCGAACGCCTGAGCCGCCTTGGCCAGACCCACGGTGCTGTTGATGATCGCGGCGCGATCGCCGCTCCCGGTGCCGAAGAACATCTGCGGCTGGTGGTCCACGAAGAGCATGACCGAGTTGTCGGGCGTGAGCAGATCCTTGCTCGGGGCGGCCTGCACCTTGTTGATGTCGAACACGAGGAGTCCTCTCGAAGCAATCGGTAACGTGCCCGCCGCGTCCGCGGCTCGGCACTTCTGCAAGCTACGAGCGACCCGACCGACCGGGTTGACCTCCTGCGCCCAGGGGTTGGCACGACAGCGCACAACCGGTCAAGGACCAGAGCCGCGCAGTGTCGCGGGCGCGAACGCGCGAGGCTGTGACGCCAGCACACTCGCCCCGAGACTCCTGAGAACGGTAACCACACCCCAACCCAACGAAGGGCCGCCTCACCAGCGGAAACACCGCCAGGAACGGGCTGTGGCTGGGGAGAATCCGGGGAGAATAAAGGTCCGGTGGGGAGCGGCTGGGGAGAATCGACCGCGCAAAACGGCATCACGCTGAAAGCCCCGGAAACGAGCGAATTCGCAGGTCAGCCCGCTCGTACAGCAATCCGCGCAGGTCAGCGGCGTCCGGGTGACGTCTTCAAGAAGATCTCCTCCTGGGCCGCCATCCTGTTTGCACCCACGTTGGTAGGAACCATCTACGGCATGAACTTCCAGACCATGCCAGAGCTGCGCTGGGCGCTCGGATACCCATTCGCAGTTGCCCTGATGGCGGCAGTCTGCATCAGTTTGTACCTCATCTTCAAACGTCGGGACTGGCTCTAGACTGAGCAACTAACCGCATCTCCCGCCTATTTGATTTTCATCTGTACCGTCAAAAAATCAAGCGCTTGACGTGCCCTGGGGACCAGCCGACCGCGCCGACGTCGTACGTCGCTACGAAGCTCTGCGCGACATGCACGCGGGACTAGCCGCCGCGACGGCGAAATGACCTCACGCCGAGGAACGCTCTCGGAGGTGCTACCGACCCACGATCACGACGAGGAGGAGGAGAGCCAGGGCGAGCAGCGCCACGAGGGCCCCGACGACGACGTTGCGCGGGTCGGGCGGATCATAGGTGACCAGGACGGTGTCGCCGTCGTTGAGTGGTTGGCGCCGGGTTGGGGGACGGGGCAGGCGATCTCCATCACCCTGTCGTCCTCCGTCACGAACTGCAGCAACGGGGTCGGTTCCTCCCCGGGGGGGACCGGGCCGCCGCTTTACCAGGGCCGGCACCCGCAGGTCGATACCCCATGGCAACGGGCTCCGGCATAGCCCCGCCGACCCGGAAAGCCCTCCGGACGGGACTGTTCAGTTCGTGTAGTCGGGCCTGGCCGTCCCGAGATGCTCCGCCACCGTCCGGAGCCAGGCTTCGACCGAGAACGGGGCCGGCGGCTCGACCTCCATGCCGAGCTCAGCGACGCCGACTGCGTAGTCGTGCTCCTCCGGCCCCAGAGCGAGCAGTTCGTGGATCTCGCCGACGAGCCGGGCGGTCGGCTGGGGATCAACCGTTGCCCTGTAGTCGCGGACCGCCGCATCGTGGTCGCCGAACTCGTCGGGCATGTCCTGCGAGAACCAACCGCCGAGGAACTGTCCCAGCTCCCCGAAGCGGGCGTGCCACTCCCAGTGGGTCTGGGGCGCGACCGGCGGAGGCACATCGCCGGACTCGATGCTGCGCTTGATGTGGTCGGCCATCGCGGACAGCCAGCCTTGAGTCCGGGACTCGGACAGCCCGATGTCGGGTACCGAAACGTCACCCGCGCGGCCCGCACATCGACGGGCTCGCGACCGGCGAGCATCATCGCCTGCAGCCGCACGCGCCCGACGGGCGGCTCCTCATGGGACGGCCAAGCGCCCTCGATGGTGAACCTCGGTCGCGTGCCCTGGGCCAGCCGGCGATGTACGGCCTGCTCGTCGGATAGGTGGCAGAACGGGTACGCACGGGAGATCCTCAGCCGATGGTGAAGCCCCAGAAGATGCCGACTTCCGTGGCGGAGACAGCGATTACACCACAATCCATTACGTGGCTGGTGAAGCCCTCATAGGCACCATCGCGACGGAACATATCGGCATGGGGATTGCCTCGCGCCGTCGCCGCATTGGTAAAAAACAGCGTGTCCTCTCCGAATCTTTCCAGGATCGTTCTCGCGTGCGAGGTCAGCTCGGCCTCTCGCGCATCGAAATCCGGAATGTCCTCTGTTTGGAACCACTCACCCTGGAGAGTGACCAGGATTTGTTCGGCGCCCCTCCTGGACACAGGAAAGGCCGTGCTGAAGTCTCCTGGCGTGACAGCGCTGAACGGGCTGTCCGGGCCGGTGCCGTAATCGCCCCCAGGCGGTGCCGCGGCAACCTTCGACCAGCCACGCGGATCATCCGTCCGCAGTTGCATGACGTCGAGGGCGTCCAGGCGCCAGTCATCGCGCCGCCGCGCCCCCACCGCCGCGAACATGCCCTCCCCGAAAAGGGCCCGCAGGGAACGGCTCCACGAGGTGGCGTCAATCCGAGTCACGGGCCTTGCCTCAGTTCTCCGCGTGCGCACTACGGGTGCCGGGTCTTGTCGGTGGCATGGAAGTGAGAACGACGAACGGCGGGTGGCTCCCCGGGTTGGGTCTCAGAACGACCCATCCGTTGGTCACGTCACGCGCGGCGGTGTCGCCCCGATACCACGACCCTCCCACGACGTCGTTCGTCGTGGGAGGAGTGAGCGTGACGGCAACAGGCCAGCAGGGCGTTATTCCGCTTCGGCGGTCGAGATCTGTTCGAGGAGCTCTGTGTACAGGGATCGCCTGTCGGGGCGGACGTGGGCGGCGGCGTGTCTGAGGGCGGGGATCGACGACGTGCCCATGACGGTGAGTCCCTCGGCGGCGGCCTTGCGGACGGTGGGGTGGGGGTGTTCCAGCAGCCCGGTCAGGGCGGGGATCGCGGGGGTCCAACTCGCGTGGGAGAGGGTCCGGATCGCCGTGCGCACCAGGTCCGGCTGGGGGTCGGCCAGCAGGGTCGACGTGTGGTGAAGGTAGGTCTGCCGGTCCAGCACGGCCCGCGAGGTGCGGTGGGCGTGCAGGCGGACCTTCGGCTTCGGGTGGTGCAGCAGCTCGCCGAGCAGGTCCCGGAGGCCGGGGTCCTGGTCCGGGTCGGAGCCCCGGTGTTCCTCGGCCAGTCGCGTGAGTGCTCGGCGTATCCGCATCGGGTCGCCGGTGCGGGCCAGGTCCAGGAGGTGCTGCCGCGAGGGGGGTTGCGCCGGCGGCGCGGCCGGGGTGCGGTCGCGGAGGGCGGCCAGCGCGGCGGCGTCCTGCCGTACGGCGTCGGGGTGGCGCAGCGGACCCTCGACGAGGAGCAGGCCGTCCGCGAGGTCGTCGCGGCCTTCGGCACGCAGCCGGCGGCAGGTCCGCACCAGCGCGGGGGTGCGCAGCAGGGGACGCCCGCGGAGCAGGTCGAGGAACCCCCAGGCTCCGGCGTCGAGCCGGTCGCCGAGATGCTCCGCCAGTACGTCGGAGGGGGCCCGGCGCAGCGCCCGCCCGGCTGCGGAGCTGCCGGCCGGCGGGTCGTGCTCCCACCAGTCCAGCAGGAGCGGAATGAATGGCTCCAGCTCCCCCGGGTCGAGGCGGCCCGCTGCCAGGGCGACCCTGTCGTGCAGGACGCCTTCCGCGCGGAGTTCCGTCTCGCCGACGGCGTTGAGCGTGTGGGCCAGGTCGGCACCGACCGGTACGTCGATGCGCCCTTGCAGAAATGCTCGCAGCACGGGAAGCCTGGCCTCGGGCTCGGGCCACTCCGAGAGCGCCAGGGCCGCAGTGTGCCGGTGATCCGGAGCGGGCGCCTGCAGCATGGTCAGCAGGCGCTCCCGCAGTGCGGTCGAACGGGGCTGGTCGAGGTCGTCGATGTGTACCGTCCGCGGTCGCGGCGTCTGCGGGTACGTGGTCTCGGTGATGGTCCAGGGTGGTGCGTCGAGCGGCTGGATGTCCGTCATCCAGTCGATGAGGGCGGCGCGGACCTCGGGGCCGGCGGAGGCGTGGACATCGATCAGCGTGCTCAGGCGCTCCCGGGAGTCCGGGATCCCCTCGGGCCCGGGAGGGAGTCGGCGGAATCGTTCCAGGGTGCTCGGCGTGCGCGCTGCCGCGTCCAGCCCGGCTCGCCACGCCTCGGCTTCGGCCGGCGCAGCCGGCGCAGCCGGCGCGACGAACGCCTCCCGCAGCACAGCGGTCTCGGCCTGCCAGGGGTTGGCACCCAGCCGCGCCGAGGCAAGTGCCTGCTCGAGGTCGGCGCGGACCAGCACCGCGCCGAGTCCGCGGAGCAGCGTCAGCAGGGACCGGCCCCCGGG
This genomic interval carries:
- a CDS encoding NAD(P)/FAD-dependent oxidoreductase, which encodes MEDTYDVVVVGGGPGGEVAADRVVRSGLTAVVVEADAVGGECSYRACVPSKALLRPGAARAEARSVDGARQAVTAALDPARVLARRDRFTGRGDDTGQAHWLDGAGIALVRGHGRLAGERRVEVTGADGTVRTLRARRAVVVCTGTEPALPPVEGLDRIGVWTSRQATTADAVPERLVVIGGGVVACEMATAWRSLGSSVTLLVRDQALLTGWEPCAGEEVARGLSDLGVTIRFGVSAVRVARDEDTRAVTVDTDDGTALVCDEVLAAAGRRPRTADLGLDSVGLAARDWLPVDDTCRVTAVEGDWLYAVGDVNHRAPLTHMAKYQARACAAAIAERSAGRPVVTGGRQPWSAEADHVAVPQAVFTRPEVASVGLTERAAREAGLAVRTVEYRIDDVAGAALHADDYRGLAKLVVDETRGVVVGCTLTGPMATELIHTATVAIVGEVPLERLWHAVPAFPTVSEIWLRLLEAYGL
- a CDS encoding Dps family protein, which encodes MDTLTTPHGGGQPLLHQKGAETQAFGTLKQLPIGLGHDTRMYACQRLNRVLADTQILYSLYKKHHWLMRGATFYSLHLMLDKHAEAQLAIVDALAERVQSLGGVAAGDPRHVAELTSIPRPPDGVEPVPVMLSRLLDAHERILIDARDAAARLSGEGDEGSADLLVSDVIRTGEAQVWFLAEHLVDTPLVHG
- a CDS encoding contact-dependent growth inhibition system immunity protein, encoding MADHIKRSIESGDVPPPVAPQTHWEWHARFGELGQFLGGWFSQDMPDEFGDHDAAVRDYRATVDPQPTARLVGEIHELLALGPEEHDYAVGVAELGMEVEPPAPFSVEAWLRTVAEHLGTARPDYTN
- a CDS encoding DoxX family protein; amino-acid sequence: MDTGILILRLLVGLLVAGHGVQKISSHLGGKGLEGGTEEFRADGFRGGALTALAAGGGQIGSGLLLAAGLLTPLAATGVIGVMTVALTVKWRHGLWVQNDGYEYPLVLIGTAAALAATGPGDWSLDAALGLTPYPLWWAALALVAGLGSGLLTRLVLHRTAAPAIAER
- a CDS encoding hydrolase, whose protein sequence is MFDINKVQAAPSKDLLTPDNSVMLFVDHQPQMFFGTGSGDRAAIINSTVGLAKAAQAFDVPAVLTTVAAESFSGPLLPQLAEVFPKHEAIDRTTMNAWEDEALVAAVKATGRKKIILSGLWTEVCLVLPALSALEQGYEVYVVSDASGGVSPAAHEHALQRMIAAGAVPVTWVQVLLELQRDWARQESYGAVMEIVKAHAGAYGLGVVYAQSVIGAHAAG